In a genomic window of Vespula vulgaris chromosome 13, iyVesVulg1.1, whole genome shotgun sequence:
- the LOC127068476 gene encoding putative peptidyl-tRNA hydrolase PTRHD1: MSALVQYVVIRGDLSKSMGWPMGAIVAQACHACTAVTHIFYNDSNTQAYLADLDSMHKVVLEASDEASLHTLCSKLKEDDIHHKLWIEQPENIPTCLVTKPYPKNEVQSYFKKYKLLKL, from the exons ATGTCTGCGCTAGTTCAATACGTGGTTATAAGAGGAGATCTTTCCAAGTCAATGGGATGGCCAATGGGTGCTATAGTAGCTCAAGCTTGTCACGCGTGCACAGCTGTTActcatattttttacaatgatAGCAATACACAAGCTTACCTCGCAGATTTGGATTCAATGCATAAAGTTGTTCTTGAa GCTTCTGACGAGGCCAGTTTACATACTTTGTGCTCCAAACTGAAGGAGGACGACATCCATCACAAGTTGTGGATAGAACAGCCCGAAAACATTCCAACTTGTCTGGTAACAAAACCTTATCCTAAGAATGAAGTGCAATCGTATTTTAAAAAGT
- the LOC127068431 gene encoding zinc finger protein 551-like → MMLHKMSSKLCRLCGKEKQQGTDVFKDKVKGAVLISIINKYFSKEVINISTSDVFSKYVCIDCEQKICIFDEFCLMVANVQKQLAAPSLEIDFAEDMLCHLKENDSVEKSSMNKQDTRKSICPICTKSFRCQAHLERHKRIHTGQRPFICTICRMSFNQQEILMKHMERHEGKKQFQCANCHQSFRYKVSLNSHMINFHMDMDQSVIHGHVMPIDSNSFTCSECGKQFVTKYKLQRHSRCHTGERPYHCTFCTKTFSQTGNLKVHQVKCHQIPESLTEIRGQPQNNTQVMNRDMSAPLNNFHAVYISESEIQKTINETINSTDPSTSYLNKMYENPLYIDDEIETMLDHDLGQLEQNKYTTSSQDKVSLCLKQPETPELLHSLLYDD, encoded by the exons ATGATGCTTCATAAAATGAGTTCCAAATTGTGTCGTTTATGCggcaaagaaaaacaacaaggTACAGATGTATTTAAAGATAAAGTCAAAGGTGCTgtattaatttcgattattaataaatatttctccaAAGag gttataaatatatcgactTCAGATGTGTTCTCAAAGTACGTTTGCATTGATTGCgaacaaaaaatttgtatatttgatGAATTTTGTTTAATGGTTGCCAATGTGCAAAAACAATTAGCTGCACCTTCTTTAGAAATTGACTTTGCcgag GATATGTTGTGCCATctgaaagaaaacgatagcgTTGAGAAATCCTCAATGAATAAACAGGATACAAGAAAATCTATATGTCCTATATGTACGAAAAGTTTTAGATGTCAAGCACATTTAGAAAGACataaacgtatacatacaGGACAGAGACCTTTTATTTGTACA ATTTGTAGAATGTCCTTCAATCAGCAAGAAATACTTATGAAACATATGGAAAGACACGAAGGGAAAAAACAATTTCAGTGTGCTAATTGTCATCAATCATTTCGCTACAAAGTTTCTTTAAATTCGCATATGATCAATTTTCATATGGATATGGATCAGTCTGTCATACACGGTCATGTAATGCCTATCGATAGTAATTCTTTTACATGTTCAGAATGTGGTAAACAATTTGTAACAAAGTACAAACTACAACGACATTCCAGATGTCATACCGGTGAAAGACCATATCATTGTACGTTTTGCACTAAAACATTTTCGCAAACAGGGAATCTAAAAGTACATCAAGTCAAATGTCATCAGATACCCGAGTCGTTAACAGAAATAAGAGGACAACCACAGAATAATACTCAAGTTATGAATCGCGACATGTCAGCGcccttaaataattttcatgcaGTATACATATCGGAAAGTGAAATACAAAAGACTATAAACGAAACAATTAATTCGACAGATCCAAGTACATCCTATCTCaataaaatgtatgaaaatCCTCTTTATATAGATGACGAAATAGAAACCATGCTGGATCATGATCTTGGACAATTGGAACAGAATAAATATACTACGAGTTCGCAAGATAAAGTATCTCTTTGTTTAAAACAACCAGAGACTCCTGAATTATTGCATAGTTTATTGTACGACGATTAA